In Streptomyces sp. NBC_00414, a single window of DNA contains:
- a CDS encoding response regulator transcription factor — MTTDRPIRVLVADDEQLLREALTRLVGAAPDLETAGTAVDGADAVSAAGRLAPDVVLMDIRMPRMDGIEATRRIVGARRPPRVLILTTYDLDSYVYAAISAGASGFLLKDAPGERLRDGIRVVASGHAVLAPEATARMLETFHPALPTAEDRRLQAALRHLSPREREVCELVGQGLSNDDIAGRLRISRYTVKAHVSSILAKLEVPDRVHVVLALGRGAHPGRLSR; from the coding sequence ATGACCACCGACCGGCCGATCCGCGTCCTGGTGGCTGACGACGAGCAACTGCTGCGCGAGGCACTCACCCGGCTGGTCGGGGCTGCCCCGGACCTGGAGACAGCAGGCACAGCGGTGGACGGCGCCGACGCTGTGTCAGCGGCCGGACGGCTCGCCCCTGATGTGGTGCTGATGGACATCCGGATGCCGAGGATGGACGGCATCGAGGCGACCCGCCGCATCGTTGGCGCCCGCCGCCCACCTCGCGTGCTCATCTTGACCACGTACGACCTGGACAGCTACGTCTATGCCGCGATCTCCGCCGGAGCCAGCGGTTTCCTGCTCAAGGACGCCCCCGGTGAACGACTGCGCGACGGCATCCGAGTCGTTGCCTCCGGCCATGCCGTCCTGGCACCGGAAGCGACCGCTCGGATGCTTGAGACCTTCCATCCGGCTCTGCCGACGGCGGAGGACCGCCGTCTACAGGCCGCCCTGCGCCACCTTTCCCCCCGCGAACGCGAAGTCTGTGAGCTGGTCGGACAAGGCCTCTCCAACGACGACATCGCCGGCCGGCTGCGCATCAGCCGCTACACGGTCAAGGCGCACGTCTCCAGCATCCTGGCCAAACTGGAGGTTCCCGACCGCGTCCACGTCGTGCTCGCACTGGGCCGCGGCGCCCATCCCGGACGCCTGTCGAGATAG
- a CDS encoding TetR/AcrR family transcriptional regulator, which translates to MSAPFQRARRPDQKDQRREAILTAARELAERSGVARVSLQDIATAVGLAKSNVLRYFGTREEIYLHLLMSAGSEWASAVSARLQEVSGTEATAGVLADAFVDRPLYCDLTTHAETMLEHNVSVEVLKIFKRWAIDTYWAIGQRISAACPELTPADGAALVMTASAFVAKLFPITRPPEALRELYAREPEIAGAFPPFRPTLTRMVAATAAGLPLVARKALP; encoded by the coding sequence ATGTCAGCGCCATTCCAGCGGGCTCGACGCCCTGATCAGAAGGACCAGCGCCGTGAGGCGATCCTCACCGCCGCTCGGGAGCTCGCCGAGCGCTCCGGCGTGGCCAGGGTCAGCCTGCAGGACATCGCCACCGCGGTCGGACTCGCCAAGTCCAACGTGTTGCGCTACTTCGGCACGCGTGAGGAGATCTACCTGCACCTGCTGATGAGCGCGGGCTCCGAGTGGGCGAGCGCGGTAAGTGCCCGGTTGCAGGAAGTGAGTGGGACCGAGGCCACAGCGGGCGTTCTCGCGGATGCCTTCGTGGACCGGCCGCTCTACTGCGATCTGACCACGCACGCGGAGACGATGCTTGAGCACAACGTGTCCGTGGAGGTACTGAAGATCTTCAAAAGGTGGGCCATCGACACCTACTGGGCGATCGGCCAGCGCATCTCAGCCGCCTGCCCGGAACTGACCCCCGCCGATGGCGCCGCACTCGTGATGACAGCCAGCGCTTTCGTGGCGAAGCTGTTTCCCATCACCCGCCCGCCCGAGGCACTGCGTGAACTGTACGCGCGCGAGCCTGAGATCGCGGGGGCGTTCCCGCCGTTCCGCCCGACACTCACGCGCATGGTGGCGGCCACCGCAGCCGGGCTGCCCCTGGTGGCGCGTAAGGCACTGCCCTGA
- a CDS encoding VOC family protein, which yields MAHEITVPLLPCGSIDEIVEFYTMLGFTRTYYQVRPNPCVGLQREDLQLQFFGMPGFRPEDSYGSCVVVVPDTQQLFEAFAAGMRTVHGKLLVSGIPRMTRPRKRKNADHQSGFTVIDPGGNWIRIFPSPGTGATGAPAVGKLAKALENAVVLGDSKGDNQQAAKILDVTLAREQDGAPAAELIEALVYRAELAIRADDTTAAVDALTRARAIPLTTAERSELTAHLAGLEDLEAVVGLTP from the coding sequence ATGGCCCACGAGATAACCGTCCCGCTGCTTCCGTGCGGATCCATCGACGAGATCGTCGAGTTCTACACCATGCTCGGCTTCACCCGGACCTACTACCAGGTCCGCCCGAACCCGTGTGTGGGCCTGCAACGAGAAGACCTCCAGCTGCAGTTCTTCGGCATGCCAGGCTTCAGGCCCGAGGACTCCTACGGCAGTTGTGTGGTCGTCGTGCCCGACACCCAGCAGCTCTTCGAAGCATTCGCCGCGGGCATGCGCACGGTCCACGGCAAGCTCCTGGTCTCCGGGATCCCGCGGATGACCCGCCCGCGGAAACGCAAGAACGCCGACCACCAGTCCGGGTTCACGGTCATCGACCCCGGCGGGAACTGGATCCGGATCTTCCCCTCCCCGGGTACCGGCGCCACCGGTGCGCCCGCGGTAGGCAAGCTGGCCAAGGCGCTGGAGAACGCCGTCGTGCTCGGCGACTCCAAGGGCGACAATCAGCAGGCGGCGAAGATCCTGGACGTCACGCTGGCTCGGGAGCAGGACGGCGCACCCGCCGCCGAACTGATCGAGGCGTTGGTCTACCGCGCCGAACTCGCCATCCGCGCCGACGACACCACCGCCGCAGTCGATGCCCTCACCCGCGCCCGCGCCATCCCCCTCACCACAGCCGAACGCAGCGAACTCACCGCGCACCTGGCCGGCCTCGAAGACCTGGAGGCCGTCGTCGGACTCACGCCCTAG
- a CDS encoding sensor histidine kinase has product MLDTRTGGPVWLLISVVFAQSLALLWCRRFPLTVLIVVTTLETVLVAANMELLVGFLAAACGLGAWAGRRRQWVGLALTVGVIVVLVAVSVGTGDADPASAAAGSIALIVLFAGFWGVGRLSAHHLRYSRRLEEERACAEQRAAERERVLLARELHDILNHTLTAMVLDADATSETGDEAELREALRRLAGTGRQSLAELRRLLGVLRMAPDSILHDPLAVLPGLNEVGALLSSFGEGGPRVRLERHGAVRHVDASVGQAAYRVVQESLTNVGKHAGPVDTMVSLAYAIEALTVRVVNAPPLFADVKTCGGGLGLIGMRERVELVGGTLSAGPCAGGGFEVRATFPMRSDK; this is encoded by the coding sequence GTGCTGGACACGCGGACGGGCGGACCGGTCTGGCTGCTGATCAGCGTGGTCTTCGCGCAGTCGCTGGCGCTGCTGTGGTGCCGCCGGTTCCCGTTGACCGTGCTGATCGTCGTCACCACACTCGAAACGGTGCTGGTGGCCGCGAACATGGAGCTACTGGTCGGCTTCCTCGCCGCCGCGTGCGGTCTGGGCGCGTGGGCCGGTCGCCGACGGCAGTGGGTTGGCCTGGCCCTCACCGTGGGCGTCATCGTGGTGCTGGTGGCGGTTTCAGTCGGCACCGGCGACGCTGATCCCGCGTCAGCAGCAGCCGGGAGCATCGCGCTCATCGTGCTGTTCGCCGGGTTCTGGGGAGTGGGCCGACTGAGCGCTCACCACCTGCGGTATTCCCGGCGGCTGGAGGAGGAACGGGCATGCGCCGAGCAGCGCGCGGCCGAACGGGAACGTGTCCTGCTGGCCCGGGAATTACATGACATCCTCAACCACACGCTCACCGCGATGGTGCTGGACGCCGACGCCACCTCCGAGACCGGTGACGAAGCTGAGCTGCGAGAGGCACTGCGCCGTCTGGCCGGTACCGGCCGCCAGTCCCTGGCCGAGCTGCGCCGCCTTCTCGGAGTACTGCGGATGGCCCCCGACTCGATCCTGCACGATCCGCTCGCCGTCCTGCCCGGGCTGAACGAAGTCGGCGCGCTGCTGAGCTCCTTCGGCGAGGGCGGGCCACGGGTACGGCTGGAACGGCATGGAGCTGTCCGCCATGTCGACGCCAGCGTCGGGCAGGCGGCCTACCGGGTGGTCCAGGAGTCGCTCACCAACGTGGGCAAGCACGCCGGACCGGTCGACACCATGGTCTCGTTGGCGTACGCGATCGAGGCTCTCACCGTACGAGTGGTCAATGCCCCACCGCTCTTCGCCGACGTGAAGACCTGTGGCGGTGGCCTCGGGCTGATCGGCATGCGTGAACGTGTCGAACTCGTCGGCGGGACGCTCTCCGCCGGGCCCTGCGCCGGCGGCGGTTTCGAGGTCAGGGCGACCTTCCCGATGAGGAGTGACAAATGA
- a CDS encoding PadR family transcriptional regulator — protein sequence MSSIRLFILDTFARNGEMHGHKVRLQAEREHLHLWTDVSVGSLYQAIKRLLTEGLLEEVRTEKEGNLPERQVYGITGEGRLRLKELQSESLRHIWMKPDPFDLALTRLDPEKLDGLHTVIASRLDELASMLSDTEALNANAIDGGYLTVSEALAVSHSAHRLRAEIAWLQEVLDAVPEIVTDERTRQPDTL from the coding sequence ATGTCATCGATCAGGTTGTTCATCCTCGACACGTTCGCGAGGAACGGCGAGATGCACGGGCACAAGGTGCGCCTCCAAGCCGAGCGGGAACATCTACACCTGTGGACGGACGTGTCCGTGGGCAGCCTGTACCAGGCGATCAAGCGCCTGCTGACCGAGGGCTTGCTCGAAGAGGTCAGGACCGAGAAGGAGGGCAACCTGCCCGAACGCCAGGTGTACGGCATCACCGGTGAAGGACGGCTGCGTCTCAAGGAACTCCAGTCCGAGAGTCTGCGCCACATCTGGATGAAGCCGGACCCGTTCGACCTGGCCCTCACCCGCCTGGACCCGGAGAAGCTGGACGGACTCCACACGGTGATCGCATCCCGGCTGGATGAACTCGCCTCCATGCTCTCGGACACCGAGGCGCTGAATGCCAACGCCATTGACGGCGGCTACCTGACGGTGAGCGAGGCACTGGCGGTCAGTCACAGTGCGCACAGGCTGCGCGCCGAGATCGCCTGGCTCCAGGAGGTCCTGGACGCGGTGCCCGAGATTGTCACCGATGAACGGACCCGTCAGCCCGACACCCTCTGA
- a CDS encoding PPOX class F420-dependent oxidoreductase has product MTPLPDELLKLLNRPSPCFIATTMPDGSPQLTQTWVGTDGEHILINTVVGYRKAKNVQRDPRVAVSIADPDDTSRYFSVRGRVTSATTDGAAESIEHLAQKYTGHSYAAYGGPGQTRLLLTITVDSVIHSPRP; this is encoded by the coding sequence ATGACACCCCTGCCCGACGAACTCCTCAAATTGCTGAACCGTCCCAGCCCCTGCTTCATCGCCACCACCATGCCGGACGGCTCGCCCCAGCTCACCCAGACCTGGGTCGGCACCGATGGTGAACACATCCTCATCAACACCGTCGTGGGATACCGCAAAGCCAAGAACGTTCAACGCGACCCCCGTGTGGCTGTCAGCATCGCCGACCCCGATGACACCTCCCGCTACTTCTCCGTACGGGGACGCGTCACCAGCGCCACGACCGACGGCGCCGCCGAGAGCATCGAACACCTCGCCCAGAAGTACACAGGCCACTCCTACGCCGCGTACGGCGGCCCAGGACAGACCCGGCTCCTGCTGACCATCACCGTCGACTCCGTCATCCATTCCCCCAGGCCCTGA
- a CDS encoding PadR family transcriptional regulator: MKPLRLLVLGALRRRGRAHGYQIRADLESWGAHEWSTATSGSVYHALRSMAGQGLLAATFDGDPSVAAGPPRIEYELTEKGEQEYLGLLRRALADREPRLDVLCAAVGLIEDLPRGQALQVLRTRADAMRDWRTGITAHLPADTELDTWGPVGEVISLWLATADTGAQWTRRLIRRLEEGDFSMAGEPGSPTRHPAQPAE; encoded by the coding sequence ATGAAGCCGCTAAGACTTCTGGTCCTGGGAGCGCTGCGCAGGCGCGGTCGCGCACACGGCTATCAGATCCGCGCGGATCTGGAGTCCTGGGGCGCACATGAGTGGTCCACCGCCACATCGGGTTCGGTGTATCACGCGCTCAGGAGCATGGCCGGACAGGGCCTGCTGGCGGCGACGTTCGATGGGGATCCCTCGGTCGCCGCGGGCCCACCGAGAATCGAGTACGAACTGACGGAAAAGGGTGAGCAGGAGTACCTCGGCCTCCTGCGCCGGGCCTTGGCCGACCGCGAGCCGAGGCTGGACGTCCTGTGTGCCGCGGTGGGCCTGATCGAGGACCTGCCCCGGGGGCAGGCTCTGCAGGTCCTGCGCACCCGGGCCGACGCGATGCGCGACTGGCGCACCGGCATCACCGCACACCTGCCCGCGGACACGGAGCTGGACACCTGGGGCCCGGTGGGCGAGGTCATCTCGCTGTGGCTGGCGACCGCCGATACCGGCGCCCAGTGGACCCGGCGGCTGATCCGCCGCCTGGAAGAGGGCGATTTCAGCATGGCCGGTGAGCCCGGTTCCCCCACCCGCCACCCCGCGCAGCCGGCCGAGTAG
- a CDS encoding cupin domain-containing protein, with amino-acid sequence MTDQKQCTVVRTGSYQGVQGGTFATGISAQSAGAQALCLHQLVMPAGSRGRPHLHEGHESAIFIQSGHVEVWHGPDLTEHVTLHAGDYIHIPADTPHLPVNTGDQDMTCLVARTDPQEQEGVRLLDLPAWLATHIGPLTIGNG; translated from the coding sequence GTGACAGACCAAAAGCAGTGCACAGTAGTACGAACCGGCAGCTACCAGGGTGTTCAGGGCGGCACTTTCGCCACCGGCATCAGCGCCCAGTCCGCCGGCGCCCAGGCTCTGTGCCTCCACCAGCTGGTGATGCCCGCCGGCAGCAGGGGCCGCCCTCACCTGCACGAGGGACACGAGTCGGCCATCTTCATCCAGTCCGGACACGTCGAGGTCTGGCACGGCCCGGACCTCACCGAACACGTCACCCTGCACGCCGGCGACTACATCCACATCCCTGCCGACACCCCGCACCTGCCGGTCAACACCGGCGACCAGGACATGACCTGCCTGGTCGCCCGAACCGACCCACAGGAACAGGAAGGCGTCCGCCTCCTGGACCTTCCCGCCTGGCTGGCCACCCACATCGGCCCCCTGACCATCGGAAACGGCTAA
- a CDS encoding alpha/beta fold hydrolase, with protein MTLLRSWRPLLAFVVTGGLLVSLCYSALRPEPLLSVPEGAASGSLTMRPCDYDTEAGTVAADCGTLAVPENRRDPKSELTALPVTRVRATSADPAEPIFRLGGGPGRTNMDFPQASRLTDRHDVVLVGYRGIDGSRRLDCPEVTAVMQSADGIAGSKTLPATTKAFELCADRLTDDGIDLTGYSALQRVEDLEAARTALGYSQINLLSSSAGTRTAMIYSWRHPQVLHRSAMVSVNPPGHFFWDPRITDAQFAQYTRLCDEDDACAVRTSDLAESIRKTADEIPERWGPFRIKDTNVRVLSQYAMHHNGPASAPNNAPTVIDAYLSGDTGAMWAMSVLSDLTLPDSIVWGEFASFAMIDGPAAQRYYDSGGDPGSTLGNASTDFLWAGESGLSTVWPDSPDNAKYREMRPSDVETLLVSGEVDFSTPAQLATDELLPALSRGQQVILPGLGHTADFWEHRPEAGKRLLTTFFETGKADRSQFDKRPVDFEAVPLSMSTVAKLLIAVTLAGATLGLGLLAVIARWSRKRGGIGPRASVWVRTVTVIPLGLGGWLLGVLLIWTVGPDDFVASATVIVPGTGLMVGLGAYLAWTRDERSSQTRRAGLVAAVCGAFLGAWIGCYALSGLLAPATAIVGAGAAANLGLLCVEHYRGWLDRIWRTPAIRESS; from the coding sequence ATGACACTTCTCAGGTCATGGCGGCCCCTGCTCGCCTTCGTGGTCACCGGCGGACTCCTGGTGTCGCTCTGCTACTCGGCGCTGCGGCCGGAACCTCTCCTGTCCGTACCCGAGGGGGCCGCCTCCGGGTCGCTCACCATGCGCCCCTGCGACTACGACACCGAAGCCGGAACCGTCGCCGCCGACTGCGGCACCCTCGCCGTCCCGGAGAACCGGCGTGACCCCAAGTCCGAGCTGACAGCACTTCCGGTCACTCGCGTACGGGCCACTTCAGCGGACCCGGCGGAACCGATCTTCCGACTGGGTGGCGGCCCCGGAAGAACGAACATGGACTTCCCGCAGGCAAGCCGACTCACCGACCGACACGATGTGGTCCTGGTCGGTTACCGGGGGATCGACGGATCACGCCGTCTGGACTGCCCCGAGGTCACCGCGGTCATGCAGTCCGCCGATGGAATCGCCGGATCAAAGACACTGCCTGCCACGACCAAGGCGTTCGAACTGTGTGCGGACCGCCTCACCGACGACGGGATCGACCTCACCGGCTACTCCGCCCTCCAGCGGGTGGAGGACCTGGAAGCGGCCCGTACCGCCCTGGGCTACTCACAGATCAACCTCCTCAGTTCCAGCGCTGGAACACGCACCGCCATGATCTACTCCTGGCGGCACCCGCAGGTGCTGCACCGCTCCGCGATGGTCTCGGTCAATCCGCCCGGCCACTTCTTCTGGGACCCGCGCATCACCGATGCGCAGTTCGCCCAGTACACACGGCTGTGCGACGAGGACGACGCCTGCGCCGTACGTACCTCCGACCTCGCCGAATCGATCCGGAAGACCGCCGACGAGATACCTGAACGCTGGGGGCCCTTTCGCATCAAGGACACCAACGTACGAGTTCTGAGCCAGTACGCCATGCATCACAACGGTCCGGCCTCGGCACCGAACAACGCCCCGACCGTCATCGACGCCTACCTCAGCGGGGACACCGGCGCCATGTGGGCCATGTCTGTCCTCAGCGACCTCACCCTGCCCGATTCCATCGTCTGGGGCGAGTTCGCTTCCTTCGCCATGATCGATGGACCAGCAGCCCAGCGCTACTACGACAGCGGTGGCGATCCGGGCTCGACCCTGGGCAACGCCTCAACCGACTTCCTGTGGGCCGGCGAGTCGGGTCTGTCCACGGTGTGGCCGGACAGCCCCGACAACGCCAAGTACCGTGAGATGCGGCCCAGCGACGTCGAAACCCTCCTCGTCAGCGGCGAGGTCGACTTCTCCACCCCGGCGCAACTAGCCACCGACGAACTGCTGCCCGCCCTGTCCCGGGGACAGCAGGTGATCCTTCCCGGGCTGGGCCACACCGCCGACTTCTGGGAGCACCGTCCCGAAGCCGGAAAACGTCTACTGACCACCTTCTTCGAGACCGGCAAGGCCGACAGGTCCCAATTCGACAAGCGGCCCGTCGACTTCGAAGCAGTTCCGTTGAGCATGTCCACGGTGGCCAAGCTACTGATCGCAGTCACCCTGGCCGGCGCAACCCTCGGCCTCGGTCTGCTCGCAGTGATCGCACGTTGGTCACGCAAGCGCGGTGGCATCGGCCCCCGCGCGAGTGTCTGGGTACGGACCGTGACCGTGATCCCGCTCGGTCTTGGCGGGTGGCTGCTGGGGGTTTTGCTGATCTGGACGGTAGGTCCCGACGACTTCGTGGCCAGCGCGACTGTGATCGTGCCCGGGACGGGCCTGATGGTAGGCCTCGGCGCCTATCTGGCCTGGACCCGTGATGAGCGCTCGTCCCAGACGCGGCGCGCTGGGTTGGTGGCCGCGGTCTGCGGGGCGTTCCTGGGGGCATGGATCGGTTGTTACGCGCTCTCCGGTCTCCTGGCGCCTGCCACGGCCATAGTCGGTGCAGGTGCCGCAGCGAATCTTGGGTTGCTGTGCGTCGAGCACTACCGCGGGTGGCTGGACCGCATTTGGCGCACACCGGCGATTCGCGAGAGCTCTTGA
- a CDS encoding SGNH/GDSL hydrolase family protein: MTHLRVVLTGILLSVMVLTVAVAETRQDSDSAGDSGLQGPYVALGDSYTSGPRIPSRSGKPAGCDRSDHNYPALLAARLKLKPGMFRDMSCSGATTADFTSPQSTDNGRNPAQLSALSRRTRLVTVGIGGNDIGFSSMLTRCLTTGAAYKLITRNKDVPVDAPCREHYVKDGTDSTQQRMTALRTVLSDLMREIRRRAPRAHLYIVGYPAILPPGGTGCGRALPLAPGDIAYLREREDQLNKVLRRQARTADATYVDTETESREHSACSAQDTRWIEPLIPGSPAAPVHPNARGQRGMTQIILRAMRATQ; this comes from the coding sequence GTGACTCACCTGCGCGTCGTCCTGACCGGAATCCTCCTGTCCGTCATGGTCCTGACCGTCGCCGTCGCCGAGACCCGTCAGGACAGCGACTCTGCTGGAGACAGTGGCCTGCAAGGCCCTTACGTCGCCCTCGGTGACTCCTACACTTCCGGTCCACGCATACCGTCTCGGAGCGGCAAACCCGCCGGCTGCGACCGCTCCGACCACAACTACCCGGCGCTGCTCGCCGCCCGGCTCAAGCTCAAACCGGGCATGTTCCGCGACATGAGCTGCAGCGGCGCGACGACAGCGGACTTCACCTCGCCTCAGTCGACCGACAACGGCCGCAATCCCGCACAGCTCTCCGCGCTTTCCCGTCGAACCCGGCTCGTGACCGTCGGTATCGGAGGCAACGACATCGGCTTCAGCAGCATGCTGACCCGCTGCCTCACCACAGGAGCGGCGTACAAGCTCATCACGCGCAACAAGGACGTCCCGGTCGACGCTCCCTGTCGAGAGCACTACGTCAAGGACGGCACCGACAGTACGCAGCAGCGGATGACAGCGCTGAGAACAGTACTGTCCGACCTGATGCGAGAGATCAGGCGGCGTGCGCCCAGGGCGCACCTCTACATCGTCGGCTATCCCGCGATCCTGCCGCCCGGCGGCACGGGATGCGGACGCGCCCTTCCCCTCGCTCCCGGCGATATCGCCTACCTGAGGGAGAGGGAGGACCAGCTCAACAAGGTGCTGCGCCGACAGGCCCGAACAGCCGACGCCACCTATGTGGACACCGAAACCGAGTCCCGGGAGCACAGCGCCTGCTCAGCCCAGGACACACGATGGATCGAGCCATTGATCCCCGGTAGCCCGGCGGCACCCGTACACCCCAACGCTCGCGGACAGCGCGGAATGACGCAGATCATCCTGCGCGCCATGAGGGCGACACAGTGA
- a CDS encoding YybH family protein → MSATSTDLSQTIDDFVAAFNEPSPDLDKVMSFFADDAVYLPGHLPERRGIAAIRKEFEPHFAGRYGAMHFAVYDKIVDEPNRRATIRWACRLDMGGESGRHVPLPLRLFARARYGGRMQWHGVDVFHFDTSGRISGKFTYAMFRLPLWERG, encoded by the coding sequence ATCTCCGCCACCTCGACCGACCTCAGTCAGACCATCGACGACTTCGTTGCCGCCTTCAACGAGCCGAGCCCCGATCTCGACAAGGTCATGTCCTTCTTCGCCGACGACGCCGTGTACCTGCCCGGCCACCTCCCGGAGCGACGTGGCATCGCGGCGATCCGCAAAGAGTTCGAGCCGCACTTCGCCGGACGCTACGGCGCCATGCACTTCGCCGTGTACGACAAGATCGTCGACGAGCCGAACCGGCGCGCCACGATCCGCTGGGCCTGCCGGCTCGACATGGGCGGAGAGTCCGGCCGTCATGTGCCGTTGCCGCTGCGCCTGTTCGCCCGTGCGCGCTACGGCGGCCGCATGCAGTGGCACGGCGTGGACGTGTTCCACTTCGACACCTCAGGGCGTATCAGCGGCAAGTTCACCTACGCCATGTTCCGGTTGCCGCTGTGGGAACGAGGCTGA
- a CDS encoding DUF6207 family protein, giving the protein MGPIQATHPSEPGLLVLVVAGQDDATVNAFQRALARTWAATVDHPTRDGGPDRRTPAHARRCPTAPHFEPARTDAGGPVRHYGGNAGLGARSSRILRCRGTRLGVAKFG; this is encoded by the coding sequence GTGGGTCCCATTCAGGCAACTCATCCGTCCGAACCCGGCCTGCTCGTCCTCGTCGTGGCCGGCCAGGACGACGCCACCGTGAACGCGTTCCAGAGAGCGCTCGCCCGCACCTGGGCCGCGACCGTCGACCATCCCACCCGCGACGGCGGGCCGGACCGGCGTACGCCTGCGCACGCACGTCGATGTCCGACAGCCCCGCACTTCGAACCCGCCCGAACAGACGCTGGAGGCCCGGTCCGTCACTACGGGGGGAACGCCGGGCTCGGGGCCAGGTCGAGCAGAATCCTTCGCTGCCGCGGCACACGACTCGGGGTAGCCAAATTTGGCTAA
- a CDS encoding epoxide hydrolase family protein, producing the protein MSEHIEPFTLSVPEEQLTDLRERLSRTRWPDPETVLDTSQGPQLAKLRTLHDYWLNTYDWRRCEKTLNGFGQSRTVIDGLGIHFLHVRSPEPDALPLVMTHGWPSSVLDFHKVIGPLTDPAAHGGDPRDAFHLVVPSLPGFGFSDRPTEPGWGFPRVADAWITLMDRLGYRRWGAQGGDLGCAVTDEIGRKAPEGCVGLHLNFAMFPPTPDEIRDATEHEQAMLDSAAYFWENLSGYAKEQATRPQTIGYSLAESPIGLAAWIYAMFQDTCGTPGDAEASFTLDELLDDIMLYWLPNTGTSSARTYWEMARSARPSAPNTAAPIALPTGFSMFPKEHVRKSQRWVERRYSNVVHFNELEAGGHFAALEQPALFVDEVRTTFRSLR; encoded by the coding sequence ATGTCCGAACACATCGAACCCTTCACCCTGTCCGTGCCGGAGGAACAGCTGACCGACCTGCGTGAGCGGCTATCCCGCACCCGGTGGCCCGATCCAGAGACCGTCCTGGACACCAGCCAGGGACCGCAGCTGGCGAAACTCCGCACGCTGCACGACTACTGGCTCAACACCTACGACTGGCGGCGGTGCGAGAAGACCCTCAACGGCTTCGGCCAGTCCCGCACCGTCATCGACGGTCTGGGCATTCACTTTCTCCATGTGCGCTCGCCCGAGCCGGACGCCCTGCCGCTGGTCATGACCCACGGATGGCCCAGCTCCGTCCTGGATTTCCACAAGGTCATCGGCCCCCTGACCGATCCCGCGGCCCACGGCGGTGACCCACGGGACGCCTTCCATCTTGTGGTGCCGTCGCTGCCGGGATTCGGGTTCTCCGACCGACCTACGGAACCCGGCTGGGGATTCCCCCGGGTCGCCGATGCCTGGATCACGCTGATGGACCGGCTCGGCTACCGGCGGTGGGGCGCCCAGGGCGGCGATCTCGGATGCGCGGTCACCGACGAGATCGGTCGCAAGGCCCCCGAGGGATGCGTCGGGCTGCACCTCAACTTCGCCATGTTCCCGCCAACGCCCGACGAGATCCGGGACGCCACCGAGCATGAGCAGGCAATGCTCGACAGCGCCGCCTACTTCTGGGAGAACCTCTCGGGCTACGCCAAGGAGCAGGCAACCCGCCCTCAGACCATCGGCTACTCCCTCGCGGAGTCCCCCATCGGCCTGGCTGCCTGGATCTACGCGATGTTCCAGGACACCTGCGGCACACCGGGGGACGCGGAAGCGTCATTCACCCTGGACGAGCTGCTCGACGACATCATGCTCTATTGGCTCCCCAACACCGGGACGTCCTCTGCGCGGACCTACTGGGAAATGGCACGGTCGGCACGGCCCTCCGCGCCGAACACCGCCGCACCGATCGCGCTGCCTACCGGATTCAGCATGTTCCCGAAGGAGCACGTCCGGAAGTCCCAGCGCTGGGTGGAACGCCGCTACAGCAACGTCGTCCACTTCAACGAGCTCGAGGCGGGCGGGCACTTCGCAGCCCTGGAACAACCGGCACTCTTCGTTGACGAGGTCCGTACCACCTTCCGTTCCTTGCGCTGA